The genome window AAATTCAATGGGTTATGATTTTGTGAGGCGAGGATCGCGGAAAGAAGGTGTCCGGCGCTCGGTACAAAAACGTCCATCACATCAGTTTTTTGACCCGAGCAGGGGCGTATGATAGGGAAAAAGCGGGGCAATGGAATCGCCCATTGGCCGGCGACCGAGCGTCCTCGTGAGCGGCTGCTGCAAGAAGGCGCGACCGCGTTGTCGGATGCGCAGCTCCTGGCCATCTTGCTCCGGGTCGGTCGGCAGGACGCCTCGGCGGTCCAGGTCGCCATGGAGCTGCTGCGCCATCTCAGGGGTTTGCAGGGGTTGGCGCACTGCGGGCTCGACGAGCTCTGTGCGATCCCCGGCGTGGGAGCCGCGAAAGCAGCCCAACTCAAGGCCGCCGTCGAACTGGGGCGGCGTGTCCTGGCAGCGCCGCTCTCCACCGGCACCCGAATCCGTTCCAGCGCCGATCTGTTCAAGCACTACCATCCCCACCTGCGTGATCTCCGGCACGAAATCTTCAAGGTCATTCTGCTTGACGCCAAGAACACGGTGATCCGGGAAGAGACGGTTTCCGAAGGCAGTCTGACGCTCAGCATCGTCCATCCGAGGGAAGTGTTTACG of Nitrospirota bacterium contains these proteins:
- the radC gene encoding DNA repair protein RadC — its product is MIGKKRGNGIAHWPATERPRERLLQEGATALSDAQLLAILLRVGRQDASAVQVAMELLRHLRGLQGLAHCGLDELCAIPGVGAAKAAQLKAAVELGRRVLAAPLSTGTRIRSSADLFKHYHPHLRDLRHEIFKVILLDAKNTVIREETVSEGSLTLSIVHPREVFTLAVRESAAAVIFLHNHPSGDPSPSQEDHHLTARLVAAGEVLGIRVLDHLVVGDGRYVSFADQGWLKEAGGMA